Proteins encoded together in one Rubripirellula reticaptiva window:
- a CDS encoding sensor histidine kinase: protein MSSESDSDERDPMRARYEELAELAGSLAHEIKNPLSVIHMNIDLLSEDLSEIESPSSRRCLDRVDIVRGQCERMEGLLRDFLRYTRLTDIDLVSGSLNDQIENVLRAYQAQADADDIDIEKYLDADLPAIKLHSDSLQSALMNLVKNALEAMDRGGQLWARTYTTRGGVALDLIDSGSGVDDNTVMHMFEPFYSTKEGGSGLGLPTARKIIEAHGGRISVQSEVGRGTKFTLQFPVPKRLG from the coding sequence ATGTCATCTGAATCCGATTCCGACGAGCGCGATCCGATGCGGGCTCGATACGAGGAACTGGCCGAATTGGCCGGATCGCTCGCTCACGAGATTAAGAATCCGCTATCGGTGATTCATATGAACATCGACCTGCTAAGCGAGGACTTGTCCGAGATCGAGTCGCCGAGCAGTCGTCGTTGTCTCGATCGCGTCGACATTGTCCGTGGTCAATGCGAGCGGATGGAAGGATTGCTGCGGGACTTTCTGCGTTACACGCGATTGACAGACATCGATCTGGTATCGGGCAGCCTGAACGATCAGATTGAAAATGTGCTGCGAGCGTATCAGGCTCAAGCTGATGCCGATGATATCGACATTGAAAAGTATCTCGACGCTGACTTGCCGGCGATCAAACTGCACAGCGATTCGCTGCAGTCGGCGCTGATGAACTTGGTCAAGAATGCGTTGGAAGCGATGGATCGCGGCGGCCAGCTTTGGGCACGCACCTACACCACTCGCGGTGGCGTTGCGCTTGATTTGATCGACTCAGGCAGCGGTGTTGATGACAACACGGTAATGCACATGTTCGAACCGTTTTACAGCACTAAAGAGGGCGGCAGTGGTCTTGGGCTGCCAACGGCCCGCAAGATTATCGAAGCACACGGCGGCCGAATCAGCGTCCAAAGCGAAGTTGGACGCGGTACCAAATTCACGCTTCAGTTCCCCGTTCCAAAACGACTGGGGTAA
- a CDS encoding alpha-amylase/4-alpha-glucanotransferase domain-containing protein, translating into MTANAHLCLVLHNHQPIGNFDGVFEQAYQDSYLPFLDVFESYEQLQISLHTSGPLMMWLADRHPDYLDRVRMLVDVGRIEIVGGPQYEPIMPMLPPRDRIGQIQTYSAWLQRNFGVSPTGMWMPERVWESSLTSDVVDAGIRYTVLDDYHFRAAGLSEEELTGHFLTEDDGRVLSIFPGSERLRYTIPFRPVAETIDYCRKVASDSPGAVLTFGDDGEKFGTWPDTKSHVYEQGWLRSFFDALTENADWLHTVTLGEALRRTPPRGKVYLPDCSYREMTEWALPVESQESFDDISHAMADHPRWNDLKAFIRGGYWRNFKTKYEETNEMYARMMDISRRVCEADAAGADRGELAEIRDHLYRGQCNCPYWHGAFGGVYLPHLRNAIYSHLIEADTRLDRLAGVDANTVQASADDYDFDGLQEVRLSNNRLAAWIAPGRGGRMYELDVRDINHNLLATLKRRPESYHRKVLAGAGDGADACASIHDRVVFKQADLDQRLQYDNYARKSLMDHFYDEDATLESVARGESPERGDFVDLPFDTKLRRGADRVQVQMRRDGNAWGVPITITKAVTMVAGSDRLSIAYLLENLPQDRALHFGIEMNFAGLPSGADDRYFTDADGNRLGQLGESLDLHKVRELSLSDRWLGIDISLQIDRPSGIWAFPIETVSQSEAGFELVHQSVCVQPHWIVAPDAEGRWAVTIEMTAACEQATDVVSEEQVISL; encoded by the coding sequence ATGACTGCCAACGCTCACCTCTGCCTTGTCCTGCACAATCATCAACCGATCGGAAATTTCGACGGAGTGTTTGAGCAGGCCTATCAGGACAGCTATTTGCCGTTTTTGGACGTGTTCGAGTCTTACGAACAACTGCAGATTTCGCTGCACACCTCCGGCCCGCTGATGATGTGGTTGGCCGACCGGCACCCCGATTACCTTGACCGCGTACGAATGCTGGTCGACGTAGGGAGAATTGAGATCGTCGGTGGTCCGCAATACGAACCGATCATGCCGATGTTGCCGCCTCGCGACCGTATCGGGCAAATCCAAACCTACAGTGCATGGTTGCAACGCAATTTTGGTGTCTCGCCCACCGGCATGTGGATGCCCGAACGTGTTTGGGAATCGTCACTGACAAGCGATGTCGTGGATGCAGGTATCCGCTACACCGTGCTGGACGACTATCATTTCCGCGCTGCCGGGCTGAGCGAAGAAGAATTGACCGGCCACTTCCTGACGGAAGATGACGGCCGAGTTCTAAGCATCTTCCCAGGATCAGAACGACTTCGTTACACCATTCCGTTTCGGCCGGTCGCCGAGACGATTGACTACTGCCGAAAAGTAGCCAGTGACAGCCCCGGCGCCGTGTTGACGTTTGGCGATGACGGCGAAAAGTTTGGCACGTGGCCTGATACAAAATCACATGTCTACGAACAGGGTTGGTTGCGATCGTTCTTCGATGCCCTGACTGAAAATGCCGACTGGTTGCACACGGTAACTTTGGGCGAAGCACTTCGCCGGACTCCACCACGCGGCAAGGTGTACCTACCCGATTGCAGCTATCGCGAAATGACTGAGTGGGCTCTGCCAGTCGAATCGCAAGAATCATTTGACGACATTTCGCATGCGATGGCAGACCACCCGCGTTGGAATGATTTGAAGGCGTTTATTCGTGGCGGATATTGGCGCAACTTCAAGACAAAGTACGAAGAAACCAACGAGATGTACGCGCGGATGATGGACATCAGCCGCAGAGTCTGCGAAGCGGATGCCGCGGGTGCCGACCGTGGCGAACTGGCCGAAATTCGTGACCATCTTTACCGCGGACAATGCAATTGCCCCTACTGGCACGGCGCGTTCGGTGGCGTTTATCTGCCACATTTGCGAAACGCGATCTATAGCCATTTGATCGAAGCCGACACGCGTCTCGATAGGCTGGCGGGCGTGGATGCGAACACGGTCCAGGCATCTGCCGATGACTATGACTTTGACGGATTGCAAGAAGTCCGGCTTAGCAACAATCGCCTCGCCGCTTGGATTGCTCCGGGGCGCGGTGGCCGCATGTATGAACTGGATGTTCGTGACATCAATCACAACTTGTTGGCAACGCTGAAACGGCGTCCCGAAAGCTATCACCGCAAAGTGTTGGCCGGTGCTGGCGACGGAGCCGACGCTTGCGCAAGCATTCATGACCGAGTTGTCTTCAAGCAAGCCGATCTTGATCAACGCCTGCAGTACGACAACTACGCTCGCAAGAGTTTGATGGACCACTTTTACGACGAAGATGCGACGCTGGAATCGGTGGCTCGCGGCGAATCGCCTGAACGTGGCGACTTCGTTGACCTGCCATTCGATACGAAACTGCGACGTGGTGCCGATCGCGTGCAAGTCCAAATGCGCCGCGATGGCAATGCGTGGGGCGTTCCCATCACGATCACCAAAGCAGTCACGATGGTCGCCGGCAGCGACCGACTGTCGATCGCGTATTTGTTGGAAAATTTGCCTCAAGACCGCGCACTGCATTTCGGTATCGAAATGAACTTTGCGGGTCTGCCGTCGGGTGCGGACGACCGCTACTTTACCGATGCGGATGGCAATCGACTTGGCCAACTCGGCGAGTCGCTTGATCTGCACAAAGTAAGGGAACTGAGCCTGTCGGACCGCTGGCTTGGTATTGACATTTCGTTACAAATTGATCGCCCGAGCGGTATCTGGGCGTTCCCCATCGAAACGGTCAGCCAAAGCGAGGCCGGTTTCGAACTGGTGCATCAAAGCGTTTGCGTCCAGCCGCACTGGATCGTCGCACCTGACGCCGAAGGTCGCTGGGCCGTCACCATCGAGATGACGGCGGCCTGCGAACAAGCCACAGACGTTGTCAGCGAAGAACAAGTCATCTCACTTTAG
- a CDS encoding FecR family protein, translating into MNKNEPIDGEPERNDRLKKLVGRLCDDQLAADEIQELESLLSNNPVAVQYYVESVDLHTRLHRRQGVRAAETKVTPLSMLSHQDRWRALLWIATAACISLVVGAAMGTRFSDSRQVAASGIASQEIATLSSASGCRWSDHGGARYEGQRLSSGTLELDAGIAMVRFDSDVTLTIEGPAKLDLVSVNRASLRVGKAVFSGMTDLDSFTLETPYSTILDEGTEYAVSVNSAGDVTEVHVFDGRVQCDFKDGNQSTIQVDAGQARRFASRGSDISIPFSASGFARNPKPVPVPKQDVILSESFAYETLGDHRSGGKGWASDWQPTSVNNSVPLDRLIAADSISWPGRMNQPDGGCLQLSGNVSLGRMMKQPIRMDRNAAYYLSFLVRKSRTSEVETSRGWGFLTLRNPQGNKIAIGPLSQRGTPKLIHNGRTANASTALDFDTTYLFVAKVLAQKQRPDQVLVQVYRSNDTVDAVEPLTWTLATQPIYDDSIFDQIRVVSRSSETVQIDEIRVGKTWGLVTADYQRPTDQAK; encoded by the coding sequence TTGAATAAAAATGAACCAATCGACGGCGAACCAGAACGCAATGATCGGCTGAAAAAGCTGGTAGGGCGGCTATGCGATGATCAGCTCGCTGCGGATGAGATCCAAGAGCTTGAATCTTTGCTGAGCAACAATCCGGTTGCGGTACAGTACTACGTCGAGTCGGTTGACTTGCACACACGACTGCATCGCCGGCAGGGTGTTAGGGCTGCGGAAACCAAGGTGACGCCGCTTTCAATGTTGTCACATCAAGACCGATGGCGAGCTTTGCTTTGGATTGCGACGGCGGCCTGTATCAGTCTTGTGGTGGGCGCGGCGATGGGGACGCGTTTTTCGGATTCACGTCAGGTCGCTGCCAGCGGGATCGCATCGCAAGAGATCGCGACGCTTAGTTCAGCGAGCGGTTGTCGGTGGTCGGACCATGGGGGCGCGCGATACGAGGGCCAGCGACTCAGCAGCGGGACGCTTGAACTTGACGCAGGCATCGCGATGGTGCGTTTCGATAGCGACGTGACTTTGACAATCGAAGGTCCGGCTAAGCTCGACCTCGTATCGGTTAACCGGGCCAGTCTTCGAGTTGGCAAAGCTGTCTTTAGTGGCATGACCGACTTGGACTCTTTTACGTTAGAGACTCCCTATTCGACGATCTTGGACGAGGGGACTGAGTACGCGGTTTCGGTGAATTCGGCCGGCGATGTGACGGAGGTTCATGTCTTTGACGGTCGTGTGCAATGTGATTTCAAGGACGGGAACCAGTCTACGATTCAGGTGGACGCTGGTCAGGCTCGCCGGTTTGCCTCGCGAGGCAGCGACATATCGATTCCTTTTTCAGCGTCTGGGTTTGCTAGGAATCCTAAACCAGTGCCCGTGCCGAAGCAGGATGTCATCTTGTCTGAAAGCTTCGCTTACGAAACGCTTGGCGATCATCGCAGCGGTGGCAAAGGGTGGGCCAGCGACTGGCAACCTACTAGCGTCAACAATTCGGTGCCGCTTGATCGTCTTATCGCGGCGGATTCGATTTCGTGGCCAGGACGAATGAATCAGCCCGACGGAGGCTGTCTGCAGTTGTCCGGGAATGTGTCGCTCGGTCGCATGATGAAACAACCAATTCGGATGGATCGGAATGCAGCGTATTACCTGAGCTTTCTGGTGAGAAAAAGCAGAACGTCTGAAGTCGAGACTTCGCGCGGCTGGGGATTCCTAACGCTACGAAATCCCCAGGGAAACAAAATCGCGATTGGCCCGCTGTCACAGCGGGGAACACCCAAGTTGATTCACAACGGACGTACTGCGAATGCGTCGACAGCACTCGATTTTGATACCACCTATTTGTTCGTGGCCAAAGTGCTTGCTCAAAAACAAAGGCCTGACCAAGTCTTGGTACAAGTCTACCGTTCGAACGACACGGTTGATGCCGTCGAACCTTTGACTTGGACGCTGGCAACGCAGCCGATCTATGATGACAGCATCTTTGATCAGATTCGAGTCGTGTCGCGATCAAGTGAGACGGTTCAAATCGACGAGATCCGAGTCGGAAAAACTTGGGGATTGGTCACAGCCGATTACCAGCGTCCGACCGATCAAGCGAAATGA
- a CDS encoding LL-diaminopimelate aminotransferase: MSAVTKPDSTSADPYFQSLFADRIGGAGYGKGTEIYKFEKIKRAKRKALADHPDRQLLDFGIGENDSMADAKVRQVMAAEIDKPENRGYADNGVIEYKQAAADFMKRNFGVELDPATQVNHCIGSKPAYAMLPAAFINPGDITMMTVPGYPVAGTHTRYYGGEVFKLPLLAENNFLPDLDAVPDDIYRRTKLLVLNYPNSPTGKTATPEFYEKVVALAKEKQFVVVQDAAHILLSFDGKPLSFLQTPGAMDVGVEVHSMSKGYDMIGWRMGFVCGHPRIVSAFSDIKDNSDSGQFIATQKAAAAALNDDSIPERIRSKYLRRMNKLVAVLKECGFECEVPGGTYFLYAKSPTGTKSGETFAAGEDATRHLIEQFGIVTVPWDDAGAFLRFSVTYVAATEADEDALMDETKKRLGDAGLVW; encoded by the coding sequence ATGTCCGCTGTGACCAAGCCCGATTCGACTTCCGCCGACCCCTATTTCCAGTCTCTGTTCGCAGACCGCATTGGCGGCGCCGGATACGGGAAAGGCACCGAAATCTATAAGTTTGAAAAGATCAAACGGGCCAAACGAAAGGCGCTTGCCGATCATCCGGATCGTCAATTGCTGGACTTCGGTATCGGTGAGAACGATTCGATGGCGGACGCCAAAGTTCGCCAGGTCATGGCTGCTGAAATTGATAAACCCGAAAACCGCGGGTACGCCGACAATGGTGTAATCGAATACAAGCAGGCCGCTGCTGATTTCATGAAACGTAATTTCGGCGTCGAACTTGATCCGGCCACTCAGGTCAACCACTGCATCGGCAGCAAGCCCGCCTATGCGATGTTGCCCGCCGCATTCATCAATCCGGGCGACATCACGATGATGACCGTGCCCGGCTATCCTGTCGCCGGCACCCATACGCGTTACTACGGCGGCGAAGTATTCAAGTTGCCATTGCTGGCCGAAAACAATTTCTTGCCCGACCTCGATGCCGTTCCCGACGACATCTACCGTCGCACGAAGTTGCTCGTCTTGAACTACCCGAATTCACCGACCGGAAAAACGGCGACGCCCGAATTTTATGAAAAGGTCGTCGCACTGGCGAAAGAAAAGCAGTTTGTCGTCGTTCAAGACGCCGCTCACATTCTGTTGTCATTCGACGGCAAACCACTGTCCTTCCTGCAAACGCCCGGCGCAATGGACGTTGGTGTCGAAGTCCACTCGATGAGCAAGGGCTACGACATGATCGGTTGGCGAATGGGATTCGTTTGCGGCCATCCACGAATCGTTTCGGCGTTCTCGGACATCAAAGACAATTCGGACAGCGGCCAATTCATCGCAACTCAAAAAGCCGCAGCAGCAGCCCTGAATGATGATTCGATTCCCGAACGAATTCGATCGAAATACCTGCGCCGGATGAACAAGTTGGTCGCCGTGCTGAAAGAATGCGGCTTCGAATGCGAAGTCCCCGGCGGTACGTACTTCTTGTACGCAAAGTCGCCAACGGGCACCAAGTCGGGCGAGACATTTGCGGCCGGCGAAGACGCAACCCGTCATCTGATTGAACAGTTCGGCATCGTGACGGTACCCTGGGATGACGCCGGCGCATTCTTGCGATTTAGTGTCACCTATGTCGCGGCGACCGAAGCCGATGAAGACGCACTGATGGACGAAACCAAGAAACGTCTCGGCGACGCCGGGCTGGTTTGGTAG
- a CDS encoding sigma-70 family RNA polymerase sigma factor, whose translation MNDAETDVANEEVFMRLFLQSERRLLGFILSMVPNMADAEDLLQDTCATMWRKYDEFEPGTNFAAWGIAIARYQVLRYHRKVQTSKVVFSEPMLMQIAEAAETLSSQDAARTEALESCLAKLREKDRELIQLKYFSEKTTNETARQVDRSIESVYKSLSRIRDQLLGCIRQSIRVAGEIA comes from the coding sequence ATGAATGACGCTGAAACCGACGTAGCGAATGAAGAAGTGTTCATGCGTCTGTTTTTGCAATCAGAGCGTCGATTGCTGGGATTCATTCTCTCGATGGTGCCCAACATGGCTGACGCAGAAGATCTGCTGCAAGACACCTGCGCGACGATGTGGCGGAAGTATGACGAGTTCGAACCGGGGACCAATTTCGCCGCCTGGGGAATCGCGATCGCCCGCTACCAAGTGCTTCGGTATCACCGAAAAGTGCAGACGTCGAAAGTCGTTTTCAGCGAACCGATGTTGATGCAAATCGCTGAGGCGGCCGAAACACTGTCCTCGCAAGACGCTGCGAGAACCGAGGCACTTGAATCTTGTCTCGCCAAACTGCGTGAAAAAGATCGCGAGCTGATTCAGCTGAAATACTTTTCCGAAAAGACGACCAACGAAACCGCTCGACAAGTCGATCGTAGCATCGAATCGGTTTACAAGTCGCTCAGCCGTATCCGTGATCAATTGCTGGGATGCATTCGCCAATCCATTCGGGTTGCAGGAGAGATCGCTTGA